The region TAGCCTTTTAAATAATTTTTCCCGAGGTTCCTGCGCAAAGCAAAGTACAGGAAACGCAATCAGGAGATATAAGAATGAATATCTTATCATTCAAGATTTATTTATCGTTGCATAAAAATGCCAAAATTCTTGCACAAGAAAAATGTTTACCATTTAAACCGAGTCATGATAGTTGTTGATCATATTGCTCCGGCAACTCTCTATCACCCGCCCAATGAACATCCCTTTTGCGACATTATAAGTCAGTAGTAAGGGGAAACGAGTTTGGTTTGCTCTTAGAATATTTACAAAAAGTTTTGCTAATAAGAAATAACCATAGCTTCCAGACAAGCTATCAAGATTTTTTCAAGGAAACAATTTCATTATGGTCTTGGTTTATATGCTTTTCACGTCCAAAAGGATGCCATATTTATATTATCCTCATTAACAGCAATATACAAATTTTTTTTTTAAAACTCTACAGCGATATTTCGTAGTTTTTTATTAGGCAACGCTATTCCGTTACTTTTTTAAATAAGTAGTGATACAAAACAGCTTTAGTGCGCTGATATATTGTTCATTGGCATACAAATCCAGCTTTGCTGCAATTCTATGACTGCTGCAACCTAGAGATGACATTTTATAAATAGGTTCCCTCAGCGGTTAAATCAAATCATCATCGCCAATTATTTGTCGGGTGACATTCAGCGAAAATTACATTTCTAGCTTCGGTTCACACATTTTGCAAAAGTGATTATGCTCACATATGAGCACATCAAAATCTACAAACAGAAAAGGCCAAGTTTCTATCCTTAGCCTTTTCTGAATAATTGAAAGCCCTATTAAAGCATACCTTTGAGTAAACCACCCTCTGCTCGGATAGCCGCGCCATTAGTGGCCGAAGCGAGTGGGCTAGATAGGTAAGTCACGATATTGGCAATCTCACTGGTTTCAAGAAAACGCTGAATGATGGAAGTTGGCCGGACAGTTTTGAAGAAGTCCTCCTGTACCTTAGAGGTTGTTGTATTCTGGTCTTTAGCGAGATTTTCTATAAAACCGCCCACCCCTTCCGACATGGTGGGACCCGGCATCACTGAATTAACGGTGACCGCTGTACCCTTAGTCAGCTCAGCCAGACCACGGGCTATCGCCAGTTGTGCAGTCTTGGTCATGCCGTAATGAATCATTTCGTCAGGGATCTGAACTGCAGATTCACTTGATATAAAAATGATTCTGCCCCATCCTTGAGCAAGCATTTCGGGAAAATATGCGCGAGATAAGCGTATGCCACTCATGACGTTAATTTCGTAGAACCGAAGCCAATCCTCGTCATCAATGTCTACGAAGGCTTTTGGTTCAAAAATAGCAACATTGTTGACCAGTATATCAACCTGCGGCAACGAGCTGATCAAATTACTGATGGATTTGACATCAGAGAAATCTGCGGCGATCCCTGTGACTTTCTCGTTCCCTGATTCTGTCTTGATACGGTCTACTGCGAGGTTCACTCTTTCCGCTGTACGCCCGTTAACGATCACTTCTGCGCCTTCTTTTGCAAGTTGTAAGGCTGTGGCATAACCAATTCCAGCAGTTGAGCCGGTAACCAGTGCTTTCTTGTTTTTTAATTGTAAATCCATGATGATATATTTGTTTATTAAATAATAGTATCGTTTACCTATGCATTTCTTGCACATAAAATATTTCTCAATAGTACCATCGATACCAACCAGATTACTCACCTGTTCTTTTTTGTAATCTCACACAGACGACTGTCAGGCTTAATTAAGAAGAAAGGTGAACGAAAGTCGAAGTTTTGCCAGTGGGTTTATCTATATAGAATGCAGATTACTTGCAGCGCCTGCAGATATAGGCTTAACATTAGCAACTTAAACTTGCTCCAAGTACGATTTGTCATTACCCGTTCCGAAATATTTTTCATGATATTCTTTTCACTTTGGATAACCAATAGAATACCAATTACTTAATCAACTGATATACAGCATTATAATTTTAAGCTTTAAAAACGGTATAGCTATATATCAAAAGATTGTCGAACGGATAACGATATGTCGAAAATTTGACTACATCTGGCTTAAATCAATAAGTGAGAGCAAACAGTATGGGATTTAACCCGGTTTGCTTGAAGAACTGGCGGTTGCGACAAATTCTTCGGTTTCAAAAACGATTTTGATGGTAATTCCATTGTCCTCCTCTAGCGCGAATCTGCCGTTGATCTGTTTGCTTAATCCCTTCATCAAATTCATACCAAGAGAATTAAACTTTGTAGGATTGATGCCCCTATTAAACCCAGGTCCACAATCTTTAATTCTAAGTTCATTCTGCTTTGTGCCGGTTTGTATTAGGCTGATGTATATTACCCCTTCCACATTGTTGGGAAATGCATATTTTATAGCATTGGTTACGGCTTCATTAATGATAAGGCCTATCGGAACCGCTTGCGAAACATCTAAAGCTATTGGATCGATAGTCTTTTCGAATATAATACGAGAACCCAGGTCGAAGCTATCTTTTAAATGACCGATCAGTTCCTCGATATATTCCGGCATCTGAATTAAATCTAAACATTCCGATTGATAAAGTTTTTGATGGATCAGGGCGATGGAACGCATCCGGTTCTGACTGTTTTTTATTGCAGCAAGTGCTACCTCATTATCAATATAGGCTGATTGGCGGTTCAATAATCCCATTACGATTGCCAGGTTATTTTTAACGCGATGATGAATCTCTTTTAAAAGCCATTGCTTCTCCACCAAAAGCTTATCTTTCTCAACAAGTAATCCATCTTTTTCGGTGATCAATTGGTTCAAAGATTCATTCTTACGCTGTTTGAAGCGGTAACCTTTATAGAGAAAAGCCAAAAAAAGTGCGAGCAAAAGTATCCCGGCAAGCGTCACGTTGCGGACATAATTAGCCTGTTGGACCTTTCCCTGCTGGATCAAATTATTACTTTTAAGTAGCTTGATATCCTTATCCTTGTTTTCGGTCTCGTATTCAACTTGAAGCTGCTGGATTTGTTTGGTCTTTGCGATGTTAAATATCGAATCATTGATCACTTTATAACGTTGAAAATGGTCAATAGCAGAAACGTATTGGTTGTTGAAAGAGTCTACTTTAGCCAACAATCCTTCCTTATCCCTTGACATAAAAGCGTCTATAGGAACTAATTTTTCAAGGTATTTGGCAGCTTGCGTGAACTTCTTATGATCAGCATAAAATTTCGCTATGTCCAAATGCGCTATCGCACCAAGATCTGTTGAGTCACGGCCAAGACCATACATCATGATCAGATAATTTTTTTCGGCCATGCTGGTCTTTCCTAAAGCATCATAGCAATAAGCCTTCGCTTGCGCGATCATCCCGGCTTCATAATCGCTATCCGGTGTATGCTTTTTTTCAAGGCTCTGGATATAAGATAGACCTTCAGCTGCCTTGTTTTGCGAGACTAACATTTGAACAACAAATCCGGCCGTCCTGAAAATGAATTGTTGGGGCATATTCAACCGCTCTCTGATCGCGATTGTCTTTTTATAATAATATATGCTCTCATTTTGGTCGCCGATCGCTTGATAAACCTGCGCAACTTCACCGAACATTACGTGTGCATAAGTAGAATCTTTGGTTGATTCCATGCGTTTTATTCCGTTTAGGGAATAGGCCAAAGCTTTATTGAGATTACCATTATATCGGTTGATCAGTGCTAGCTGATGATACAGTAGTTCCAGATTCCGGTATTTTGTATCTTTATATTTGGAGATAACCTCGAGGCATAGTTTTTCTGATCCAGCAGTATTCTTCTTATAGTAGTGGTTTATCGCGATCGCGAAATATAGCCGAATCACTTTGTCGATGTTATGAAGCTTTTGATAGATGTTAATCGCTTTCAAATAATACTGCGGCACATGGAGATCAGCATCGGTTGGATAATTCAGTTTGGTTCCTAACCTTTCCCAGACCTTAGCTTCAAATTCAGGGATTCCCTTTTGATGATAATGATCCGCAGACTGTTTAAAGTAGGTGGTCCCTTTTGTCACATCGTTCCGACTGATGGCAATCTCACCCAACCGCATGAGCAACTCATATTTGCTATATTTCGATGTATCTGAAACCCGGTCACTCAGTGCAAGCGCTTTCAAATAATAACTACTTGCAGTGTCAAGATCCGGGAAGTTCTTGCCGTGCCGTCTATTTTGATACAAGTCTCCTAACTGTTGAAATAATCTTAACCGGGCGGTGTCCGATTGTGTGTTTTGTAGTTGCCGGATCAATTTTTGTTGCCCGAATGAGGAATTGACAACGTAGATCAAAAAGGTAAAGATGATGAGTAATTTTTTTAGCATAACGGTCATTATGAGTGTAATACGCAAAGAGGCATCCCGCATGTTATGCAGAATGCCTTACAAGTTTCTTATGAGAATACCTATTATTTAACCAAGAATGCCAGGAGATCCTTTTGAACCTGAGCCGTATTTTCCTGTACGACCCAGTGACCAGAATCCTTAATGACTGACTCCTGGACATTGGTGGCCACCAGCCTTGTGTGCGTAGCCAGGAACGGACCTGCAAAATGGTCAGAGCCCATGGTCAGCACCGGCATTGTAATTTTGTTTTTTGCAAATTCCACGTTATCCTTGGCATCCTGGCTAAAATAACCGAACCAATGGAAAGCACCGGTGGTCGCACCGGGAACCGAATAGGCGCGGATAAATTCAGCGCGTTCAGCCTTTGTAAAAGAATTGTTTTTAAAGCCTACCACCGGCCAAAAATCCGTTAAAAAAAGACCAACTTTACCTGATACCAATTCACCGGCGTGCGGCTGTGCAAAAAAACCAAACCACCAAGCTTGAGATTTTACCTGGCTCCATACCGGCTCAATGCCAGGGAGCAGCGCATCAAGCAAAGCTAATTTTTTAACATCATTGGGAAATTGAGCGGCATAAGCGTAAGCTACCATCAAGCCGATATCATGACCGACAACATTAACATGATTGAAGCCTAACTTTTTGGTCAATTCATGCATATCTATAGCCATGTTCTTTTTGTCATAACCCGCAGCCGGCTTTCCTGATTCACCTACACCACGCATATCGGGCGCAATCACCGTATAGTGTTTTGATAGTTCAGGCAGCAACCGATTCCACATGTACCAGTTTTGACCAAAGCCATGGATCAATAGCAATGGCTCGCCTTTACCGCCGATAACGTAGTGTAACTTTACACCGTTAACGGTTGCATATTGGTGCTTGAAATTTGAAGGCGGATTTGCTGGCTTTGTAGCGGCGAATAAATTTGATACGGTAACTGCCAGCAGCAGCATTAAAAACAGATGTTTGATTTTAATTATTGTTTTCATGATTAACTATTTATAAATAAGGGATATATTAATTTTTAGAGTTCGCACTGATATCCTTGTAGGCGTTTGGAAGATTAAAATTGTAATGAAGCCAGTTGAACAATACATAACCTTTATCAAATTCTTTCATCGTCACGAGAGATTTGGTTTGCTCCAGTGTCAGGCCATTTGTTACTGCTTCTTTTACTTCCTTTTTTAGTTCCTCTACATAATCGATGGTATACTTGATTCCTGCTTTGTTGGTAATACGGCCGTGTCCGGGTATGACAACAGCATCTTCCGGCAGAAAATCATATACTTTCCGGAGATTAGCGGCAGGTTCAAGAAAGACCCCGTCGAACAACCATGGTATCGCTGGACTTTCAGCTATAAAAGGATTGCCAGACCAAAAGACCTTTTGCGCGGGCATCCAGACGAAAAGGTCTGCCTGTGACTGTGCGGGACTGATATTCAACAGTTCGATCACCTTACCTCCACCCATATCGATCTTCATATTACTATTTTTAGGGATGACAATATTTGCAGGCCGGTAAACTGAATTCTCAATACCGCGGCCGGCACCGAACAATCCAACCATAAACTGCTTGATCCCATCGTAATTTTTTGCAAGATTTTCCTTTGCAAATTCATTTTGAATGATTTGAGTATCAGACGGCAGGAGATAATTGCTAAAGCAGTGGTCTCCGTGGTCACTCGTATTGACAGCGTACAGAATTGGCTTATCTGTTACAGACCGTATTAGTTTGATCTCCTGATCAAACAGTCTTTTGGTCATCATTACCTCTATGAGCAGGACGCCTTTATCACCGACGATAAAGCCCCCGGTCGTCGCTTGTGGTATGCCTTTAGTGGTTTCTGTTGAAGCCGTTTCAGGAATGATCGCATAGACATCATCAGCAACCTTTTTAAGACTTAAAGTCACCTTATTCGCATCCCATATCGGTACCACCGGCGGTAACTGAGCAAAAGCTCTGGCGCCGCTCACCAGGAGACAGACCAGTAAAATTTTGAGTTTAATTGTTTTCATACTTATTTATTATTTTTTTGGTAAGCGCCGAAATAATTAATAGGTGACCACGATGGTATCGCTGGTGCTATGGATGGGCACTGGGAAGCGTAAGGCCCGGCTGCATAAACGATTTTACCGTTGACAATCGTCATCAATGAAGCGATGGTTTTCACTTGTTCAGGATCTGACTTGAAGTAATCATCGGAAAGAATGGCCATATCGGCGTACATTCCAGGCGTCAACTTACCTTTTAAGTCCTGTTCGCCAGAGCACCAGGCACTGCCCGAAGTATATAGCTGTAATGCTGTAAATTTATCAAGCACCTGATCCTTGGGCCAGAATTGCATACCCCCGATGGTTTTACCGGTCAGCAGCCAATGCAGCGCCATCCACGGATTATATGTTGATATGCGTGGCGCGTCAGTACCCATACCTACAGGAATTCCCATTGCCAGCATTTTTTTGATAGGCGGCAATTGTGATTTCGGCTGGCCATACATTTTGATATAGAGTTCGCCCTGATAGTACATCCTAAACTGAACTGCAACGCCCCCGCCCAAAGCTTTAACACGCACCAGTTCATCGTCAGTGATTGTTTCGGCATGATCGAAGAACCAGCGCAAGCCA is a window of Mucilaginibacter terrenus DNA encoding:
- a CDS encoding SDR family NAD(P)-dependent oxidoreductase, producing MDLQLKNKKALVTGSTAGIGYATALQLAKEGAEVIVNGRTAERVNLAVDRIKTESGNEKVTGIAADFSDVKSISNLISSLPQVDILVNNVAIFEPKAFVDIDDEDWLRFYEINVMSGIRLSRAYFPEMLAQGWGRIIFISSESAVQIPDEMIHYGMTKTAQLAIARGLAELTKGTAVTVNSVMPGPTMSEGVGGFIENLAKDQNTTTSKVQEDFFKTVRPTSIIQRFLETSEIANIVTYLSSPLASATNGAAIRAEGGLLKGML
- a CDS encoding tetratricopeptide repeat-containing sensor histidine kinase, with protein sequence MTVMLKKLLIIFTFLIYVVNSSFGQQKLIRQLQNTQSDTARLRLFQQLGDLYQNRRHGKNFPDLDTASSYYLKALALSDRVSDTSKYSKYELLMRLGEIAISRNDVTKGTTYFKQSADHYHQKGIPEFEAKVWERLGTKLNYPTDADLHVPQYYLKAINIYQKLHNIDKVIRLYFAIAINHYYKKNTAGSEKLCLEVISKYKDTKYRNLELLYHQLALINRYNGNLNKALAYSLNGIKRMESTKDSTYAHVMFGEVAQVYQAIGDQNESIYYYKKTIAIRERLNMPQQFIFRTAGFVVQMLVSQNKAAEGLSYIQSLEKKHTPDSDYEAGMIAQAKAYCYDALGKTSMAEKNYLIMMYGLGRDSTDLGAIAHLDIAKFYADHKKFTQAAKYLEKLVPIDAFMSRDKEGLLAKVDSFNNQYVSAIDHFQRYKVINDSIFNIAKTKQIQQLQVEYETENKDKDIKLLKSNNLIQQGKVQQANYVRNVTLAGILLLALFLAFLYKGYRFKQRKNESLNQLITEKDGLLVEKDKLLVEKQWLLKEIHHRVKNNLAIVMGLLNRQSAYIDNEVALAAIKNSQNRMRSIALIHQKLYQSECLDLIQMPEYIEELIGHLKDSFDLGSRIIFEKTIDPIALDVSQAVPIGLIINEAVTNAIKYAFPNNVEGVIYISLIQTGTKQNELRIKDCGPGFNRGINPTKFNSLGMNLMKGLSKQINGRFALEEDNGITIKIVFETEEFVATASSSSKPG
- a CDS encoding alpha/beta fold hydrolase, encoding MKTIIKIKHLFLMLLLAVTVSNLFAATKPANPPSNFKHQYATVNGVKLHYVIGGKGEPLLLIHGFGQNWYMWNRLLPELSKHYTVIAPDMRGVGESGKPAAGYDKKNMAIDMHELTKKLGFNHVNVVGHDIGLMVAYAYAAQFPNDVKKLALLDALLPGIEPVWSQVKSQAWWFGFFAQPHAGELVSGKVGLFLTDFWPVVGFKNNSFTKAERAEFIRAYSVPGATTGAFHWFGYFSQDAKDNVEFAKNKITMPVLTMGSDHFAGPFLATHTRLVATNVQESVIKDSGHWVVQENTAQVQKDLLAFLVK
- a CDS encoding MBL fold metallo-hydrolase, with the translated sequence MKTIKLKILLVCLLVSGARAFAQLPPVVPIWDANKVTLSLKKVADDVYAIIPETASTETTKGIPQATTGGFIVGDKGVLLIEVMMTKRLFDQEIKLIRSVTDKPILYAVNTSDHGDHCFSNYLLPSDTQIIQNEFAKENLAKNYDGIKQFMVGLFGAGRGIENSVYRPANIVIPKNSNMKIDMGGGKVIELLNISPAQSQADLFVWMPAQKVFWSGNPFIAESPAIPWLFDGVFLEPAANLRKVYDFLPEDAVVIPGHGRITNKAGIKYTIDYVEELKKEVKEAVTNGLTLEQTKSLVTMKEFDKGYVLFNWLHYNFNLPNAYKDISANSKN